DNA from Amorphoplanes friuliensis DSM 7358:
GCACCCAGGGCAGGCCGCGGACGGCGTCCCACCAGGCCAGGGCCGAGATGCGGTCGTGCGGTGCCGTGACGGCCAGGAAAAGCGTACGGCGCAGGGCCGGTGCCAGTGGCCGGCGCAGCCAGGTGAACCACAGGGTGTTGCGCAACCCGTCGCGGCGGCGCCGGACGGTGTCGCGGATCGGCGAGGCGGCGTGGTGCACCACCAGATCCTCGAGGTAGCAGATCTCCCAGCCGGCACTGAGCAGGTCGGTGGCCAGCAGTTCCTCCTCACCACCGAGCCACAGCCGGGAGCTGAAGCCGCCGACCGCCCGGAAGGCGTCCCGCCGCACCACGGAGGCGCCGGCGAGGAAACTGCCGAGGGCGGGGCCGGGGAGCCAGTCCGGTCCGGGCACGGGGGAGTCGCGCAGTTCCGCAACGATCGAGTCCTCGCGGCCGCTGGGCTCGACGACGATGCGGGCGTTGAGCACGGCGAGCTGCGGATGGGCGTCGAGGACGTCGGCGGCCGTGGTCAGGCTGCCGCTCTCCCACCAGGTGTCGTCGTCGCAGAACGCGACATACGGCGTGGTCAGCCGCCCGACGCCGAGGTTGCGCCCGACGGCACCCGCGTTCCAGGCCAGCGCCAGCACGTCGACCTGGGGAAACCTGGCGCGGACGGCGTCGGCCGTACCGTCGGTGGAGCCGTTGTCGACCAGCACGACCGGCGGTTGTTCGGGCAGGGCGACCAGACGCTCGACCGCGGCGAGCGCCTCGTCCCTGCGCTGGTGGGTGATGATCACAACCCCGGTACGCGAGTCAGCCATGGCAGCGTGCGGTACCCGAACTGCCGCAGGTCATCCGTCGATCTCCCGCCGGGACGATCACTGTTTACCCGCTCTGCCGCCGGGTAGGCGGCAGGGGACCGCGCGAGGAGGCAACGGTGGGAGTACCGGTGATCAGCAGGCAGGCCGAGTTCGACGCACCCGCCGAGGTCGTTTTCGGGGTCCTGACCGACCCGGACCGCACGACCCGCTGGCTGCCCCTGGGCATGAGCAGCGAAACCACCACCGTCGACCAGGTCCGGGTGCGGGCCGGTTCCCGGATCCACGAGTACGCCGTGAGTTCCGTCCCGGACCAGCTCCGGCTGGAGTGGCGTTCCCAGGACTCCACCGGTCCTCGAGGCACGGCGTGGGTGGAGGACTCACCGGCCGGTGGCTGTGTGGTGCACGCCGAGGTGTCCCTCCCGCCGGACAGCGCGCAGAGTGAACGCGCTGAGCAGCTGCTGGCTGAGTCGCTGCACCACCTGCAGCGCGACGTCAGCGACAACTTCAACGCGGGCTGACGCCTGCGGTGGATGATCGGCGGCTGCGCGGGTAATCCGTAGCCATGACTGAGAACACCTCCACGGACGACCGTGAACGCGACGAGACGCCGGAGCACCCCGAGCAGGAGCACCCGGCCCACGCGGCACACGGCGGCAGCATGGCGCCCGGCCTCGTCGACGACACCGGCCACCCCACCGGCTCGTCCCCGCCGACCTCGGAGTCTTAGGACGCCCTCCGGCGGCGCCGGATCAGAATGCCGGCCAGGACCACCGCGACGACGTCGAGGGTGATCACCGCGCTGACCCATCCGAACAGCAGGGCCTGGATCGGCACGAAGATGTAGGTCAGGATGCACAACGCGGTGACCCACGGAAACCTGGGCGAGTCCAGGGCCGGTGCGCGCATCCGGGCGGCGAACTCAGGATCGGTGCGGATCAGGTTCTGCTCGATGGCGCGCAGGGTGAGGCGCTCGTCGTCGCCCATGACACGGTCCTTCCAGGCTGCGGCGGACGTCTGCCCCGGTCACTGATCGAGTCGCCGGTCCGGGTCCTCGCGGTACGTCGCGCCGCCGTCGGACTCCGACGAGAGTGGTCGTGCGCCGCCCTCCGGCGGGCCGGCCGGTGACTGGTCGCCGGCGGCCAGCTCCGGGAACTTCGCGTCGAAGGCCGGGCGTTCCGAACGGATCCGCGGCATCCTGTCGAAGTTGCGCAGCGGCGGCGGGGAGCTGGTTGCCCACTCCAGTGAGTTTCCGTGGCCCCACGGGTCGTCGACGGTCACGAGCTGCCCGACCTTGTACGACTTCCACACGTTGTAGATGAACGGCAGGGTCGAGGCGCCGAGGATGAACGAGCCGATGGTGGAGAAGGTGTTGAGCGCGGTGAAGCCGTCGTCGGGCAGGTAGTCGGCGTAGCGCCGCGGCATGCCCTCGGCCCCGAGCCAGTGCTGGACCAGGAACGTCATGTGGAAGCCGAGGAACGTCAGCCAGAAGTGCAGCTTGCCCAGCCGGTCGTCGAGCTTGCGGCCGAACATCTTCGGGAACCAGAAGTAGATCCCCGAGAACACCGCGAACACGATCGTGCCGAAGAGCACGTAGTGGAAGTGTGCGACCACGAAGTAGCTGTCGTGGACGTGGAAGTCGATCGGCGGGGCCGCGAGGAGCACCCCGGACAGCCCGCCGAGCAGGAAGGTGACCATGAAGCCGATCGCGAACAGCATCGGCGACTCGAGGCTGATCTGACCACGCCACATCGTGCCGATCCACACGAAGAACTTCATGCCCGTCGGTACGGCGATCATGAAGCTCAGGAAGCTGAAGAACGGCAGCAGCACCTGCCCGGTGGCGAACATGTGGTGCGCCCACACGCTCATCGACAGCGCGCCGATGAGCAGGGTCGCGCCGACCAGGCCCTTGTATCCGAAGACGGGCTTGCGGCTGAAGACCGGGATGACCTCGGTGACGATCCCGAAGAAGGGCAGCGCCACCACGTACACCTCGGGGTGGCCGAAGAACCAGAACAGGTGCTGCCACAGCAGGGGCCCGCCGGTGTCCACGTCGAACACGTGCGCGCCGAGGACCCGGTCGGCGGCCAGCGCGAACAGTGCCGCGGCCAGGAACGGGAACACCATGACCACCAGCAGGCTGGTGATCAGGATGTTCCACGTGAAGATCGGCATCCGGAACATCGTCATGCCCGGCGCCCGCAGCGTCAGGATCGTCGTGATGATGTTGACACCACCGAGGATGGTGCCCAGACCGGACAGCGCCAGGCCGACGACCCACATGTTGCCGCCGACCCCGGGTGAATGCTGCGCGTCACTGAGCGGCGTGTACGCCGTCCAGCCGAAGTCGGCCGCGCCCCCGGGGGTCAGGAATCCGCCGAGGGCGATCAGCCCGCCGAACAGGTAGAGCCAGTACGCGAACGCGTTGAGCCGCGGGAACGACACATCCGGCGCGCCGATCTGGATCGGGACCAGATAGTTGGCGAACGCGAACACGATAGGTGTGGCGAAGAACAGCAGCATGATCGTGCCGTGCATGGTGAACAGCTGGTTGTACTGCTCGGGCGACAGGACCTGCATCCCCGGCCGGGCCAGCTCGGCCCGCATGATCAGCGCCATCAGCCCGCCGACCATGAAGAAGCCGAACGCCGAGATCATGTACATGATCCCGATCTGCTTCGCATCGGTGGTCCGCAGCACCCGCGCGACCGCCGAACCTCTGACCTGCCGCCGAACGGGATACGGCCGCGT
Protein-coding regions in this window:
- a CDS encoding glycosyltransferase family 2 protein, translated to MADSRTGVVIITHQRRDEALAAVERLVALPEQPPVVLVDNGSTDGTADAVRARFPQVDVLALAWNAGAVGRNLGVGRLTTPYVAFCDDDTWWESGSLTTAADVLDAHPQLAVLNARIVVEPSGREDSIVAELRDSPVPGPDWLPGPALGSFLAGASVVRRDAFRAVGGFSSRLWLGGEEELLATDLLSAGWEICYLEDLVVHHAASPIRDTVRRRRDGLRNTLWFTWLRRPLAPALRRTLFLAVTAPHDRISALAWWDAVRGLPWVLTRRRTRPRSVEARLAPLDAAQRASTARRYV
- a CDS encoding SRPBCC family protein is translated as MISRQAEFDAPAEVVFGVLTDPDRTTRWLPLGMSSETTTVDQVRVRAGSRIHEYAVSSVPDQLRLEWRSQDSTGPRGTAWVEDSPAGGCVVHAEVSLPPDSAQSERAEQLLAESLHHLQRDVSDNFNAG
- the ctaD gene encoding aa3-type cytochrome oxidase subunit I, with the translated sequence MTTVTPRPVVTRPYPVRRQVRGSAVARVLRTTDAKQIGIMYMISAFGFFMVGGLMALIMRAELARPGMQVLSPEQYNQLFTMHGTIMLLFFATPIVFAFANYLVPIQIGAPDVSFPRLNAFAYWLYLFGGLIALGGFLTPGGAADFGWTAYTPLSDAQHSPGVGGNMWVVGLALSGLGTILGGVNIITTILTLRAPGMTMFRMPIFTWNILITSLLVVMVFPFLAAALFALAADRVLGAHVFDVDTGGPLLWQHLFWFFGHPEVYVVALPFFGIVTEVIPVFSRKPVFGYKGLVGATLLIGALSMSVWAHHMFATGQVLLPFFSFLSFMIAVPTGMKFFVWIGTMWRGQISLESPMLFAIGFMVTFLLGGLSGVLLAAPPIDFHVHDSYFVVAHFHYVLFGTIVFAVFSGIYFWFPKMFGRKLDDRLGKLHFWLTFLGFHMTFLVQHWLGAEGMPRRYADYLPDDGFTALNTFSTIGSFILGASTLPFIYNVWKSYKVGQLVTVDDPWGHGNSLEWATSSPPPLRNFDRMPRIRSERPAFDAKFPELAAGDQSPAGPPEGGARPLSSESDGGATYREDPDRRLDQ
- a CDS encoding DUF3040 domain-containing protein, with product MGDDERLTLRAIEQNLIRTDPEFAARMRAPALDSPRFPWVTALCILTYIFVPIQALLFGWVSAVITLDVVAVVLAGILIRRRRRAS